The following are encoded together in the Planococcus antarcticus DSM 14505 genome:
- a CDS encoding class I SAM-dependent methyltransferase, whose amino-acid sequence MLGYYSRLSSEVYNLDKPIGSSFGDIEYYSERLASCKGRILEPATGTGRLLVPLLEQGFQVDGFDVSEEMLQVCHSNCEKWGFAPKLFHAKMESFSIDAKYAAIIIPTGTFLLLHEREKSLQALQNFYSHLETGGRLIVDLHVPSDIELEKTSTRTWQAANGDTLTVESKKIEVDWIRQYFVSQGRYERWREGRLVEAELERYPMRWYGVDEFKTILEGVGFSDITISTGYQYGEYPKNADSIITFEAMK is encoded by the coding sequence TTGTTAGGGTACTACAGCAGGTTGTCATCGGAAGTCTATAATCTCGATAAGCCGATCGGCAGTTCATTTGGGGACATCGAATATTACTCGGAGCGGCTGGCTTCGTGCAAAGGACGAATCCTGGAGCCGGCAACGGGAACAGGGCGTTTGCTGGTGCCACTCCTGGAACAAGGGTTTCAAGTGGACGGCTTTGACGTATCTGAGGAAATGCTCCAAGTGTGCCATTCCAATTGTGAAAAATGGGGGTTCGCACCAAAGTTATTTCATGCAAAAATGGAGTCGTTCTCGATCGATGCAAAGTACGCTGCAATTATCATTCCGACGGGGACATTCCTATTGCTCCACGAACGCGAAAAATCGCTTCAGGCTTTGCAGAATTTCTATAGCCATCTAGAAACAGGAGGCCGCTTGATTGTCGATTTGCATGTACCATCCGATATCGAACTCGAGAAAACCTCGACTCGAACTTGGCAGGCTGCTAATGGCGACACGCTGACCGTGGAAAGCAAGAAAATCGAAGTTGACTGGATTCGACAATATTTCGTTTCGCAGGGCCGCTATGAACGCTGGCGCGAAGGCCGGCTGGTCGAAGCGGAACTTGAGCGCTATCCGATGCGTTGGTATGGTGTCGACGAATTCAAGACCATCCTCGAAGGTGTCGGGTTCAGCGACATCACCATTTCAACAGGCTATCAATATGGTGAATACCCGAAAAATGCAGACTCCATCATTACCTTTGAAGCAATGAAATAA
- a CDS encoding DUF1801 domain-containing protein: MHPIKDPQVDEFIEGLESPTQEIAAQLRTLVFEAYPEMDEGFKWSKPSYAKEGLVCYMETAKSHVNFGFYRGAELRDESNLLEGDGKKMRHVRLNRTDEIHADELKLLIWDAVELNRR, translated from the coding sequence ATGCATCCAATCAAAGATCCGCAAGTAGATGAATTTATCGAAGGGCTAGAAAGTCCGACACAGGAAATTGCAGCGCAACTGCGCACATTGGTGTTTGAAGCCTATCCGGAAATGGACGAAGGCTTTAAATGGTCCAAGCCAAGCTATGCCAAAGAAGGTCTTGTTTGTTATATGGAGACGGCCAAAAGCCACGTCAACTTCGGCTTCTACCGAGGCGCTGAACTTCGCGACGAGTCCAACTTGCTGGAGGGTGACGGCAAAAAAATGCGCCATGTGCGGCTGAACCGGACAGACGAAATCCATGCCGATGAACTCAAGCTGCTGATTTGGGATGCAGTGGAGTTAAATAGAAGATAA
- a CDS encoding helix-turn-helix domain-containing protein, with the protein MSHGTIGVTLKSLRKERNMTLKELAEQTNVSISFLSQVERGKSSVTLESLRKIADALNVDPSLFFANETENAGWATRLERFFYQDLSHGVKEATFVPMLVTMKPGDSEGNPFAHSGYEFLFVVDGVLTVEVDGERTELAPQQSTLFDARKKHYWFNLTQQDVRFLLVSSKTN; encoded by the coding sequence ATGTCACATGGAACAATTGGAGTTACATTAAAAAGCCTTCGCAAAGAGCGAAACATGACCTTGAAAGAGCTAGCGGAGCAAACCAACGTCTCCATCAGTTTCCTATCACAAGTCGAGCGCGGAAAATCCAGCGTGACGCTGGAATCCCTGCGAAAAATAGCAGATGCCTTGAATGTCGATCCTAGTCTTTTTTTCGCAAATGAAACCGAAAACGCCGGTTGGGCTACGCGTCTTGAACGATTTTTTTATCAGGATTTGTCACATGGTGTGAAAGAAGCTACTTTCGTACCGATGCTAGTGACCATGAAGCCAGGCGATTCGGAAGGCAATCCATTCGCCCATAGCGGCTATGAATTTTTATTCGTAGTCGACGGCGTGTTGACGGTCGAAGTAGATGGCGAACGCACCGAGCTCGCCCCACAGCAGTCAACTCTGTTCGATGCACGTAAAAAACATTATTGGTTCAACTTAACCCAACAAGATGTACGGTTTTTACTAGTATCATCCAAAACGAATTAA
- a CDS encoding MFS transporter, whose protein sequence is MDKKQTRKVLTASLVGSSIEWFDYFLYGTMAALVFNQLFFVNEDPTVGLMLAYASFALSFFIRPFGGIIFSHIGDRIGRKKTLVITLSLMGFATFAMGLLPTYQAIGIAAPILLITLRLIQGLGIGGEWGGALLLATEYAPPERRGFFGSIPQMGVTIGMMMGTLALYVMTLLPEAAFLSWGWRVPFILSAFLVIFGLWIRKGIDETPEFKAVQASGDIPKLPIVETLKYHWREVLIAIGAKVVETAPFYIFGTFVVSYATTNLEFSRTATLAAVMIATIITTILIPIMGSLSDRVGRKKMYVTGAVAMGLFAFPYFWMLQQGSVVLLIAATIIGLGVIWAPITAVLGTMFSEIFDAKVRYTGVTLGYQIGAALAGGTAPLVATFLLATFDNSYVPVALYIVLTAVISLLSIWAVKDLSGKQAQPKTKPTFATKESRV, encoded by the coding sequence ATGGATAAAAAACAAACACGCAAAGTTTTAACGGCAAGTCTCGTGGGAAGCTCAATTGAGTGGTTTGATTATTTTCTCTATGGCACAATGGCAGCATTAGTCTTTAACCAATTATTTTTTGTCAATGAAGATCCGACCGTTGGACTGATGCTCGCTTATGCATCGTTTGCGTTATCATTCTTTATTCGTCCATTCGGCGGTATTATCTTCAGCCATATCGGTGACCGCATCGGTCGTAAAAAGACATTGGTCATTACCTTAAGTTTAATGGGCTTTGCGACGTTCGCTATGGGTTTATTGCCGACCTATCAGGCAATCGGAATCGCCGCACCGATCTTGTTGATTACGCTTCGCTTGATCCAAGGTCTTGGCATTGGCGGAGAATGGGGAGGGGCATTGCTGCTCGCCACTGAATATGCACCACCTGAAAGACGTGGATTTTTCGGCAGTATCCCACAGATGGGCGTCACTATCGGAATGATGATGGGAACGTTGGCGCTGTATGTCATGACGTTATTGCCAGAAGCGGCTTTTCTGAGTTGGGGCTGGCGCGTGCCGTTTATCCTGAGTGCGTTCTTGGTGATTTTCGGTCTATGGATTCGTAAAGGGATCGATGAAACCCCAGAATTTAAAGCCGTGCAAGCATCCGGTGACATTCCCAAATTACCGATTGTGGAAACATTAAAATACCACTGGCGTGAGGTGTTGATTGCCATTGGCGCAAAAGTGGTCGAAACGGCACCATTTTACATTTTCGGAACGTTCGTTGTATCTTACGCAACAACAAACCTTGAATTTTCAAGAACGGCTACACTAGCGGCTGTTATGATCGCGACTATTATAACGACAATTTTGATACCGATTATGGGTTCGTTGTCCGACCGAGTTGGTCGCAAAAAGATGTATGTTACAGGAGCGGTAGCGATGGGCTTGTTCGCTTTTCCATACTTCTGGATGTTGCAGCAAGGTTCTGTGGTTTTATTGATCGCTGCGACTATCATTGGCCTTGGTGTTATCTGGGCGCCAATCACAGCGGTTCTCGGCACGATGTTCTCAGAAATCTTTGACGCCAAAGTGCGTTATACTGGAGTCACATTGGGTTATCAAATCGGTGCTGCATTAGCGGGTGGAACTGCGCCATTGGTCGCCACGTTCCTGCTGGCGACATTCGATAACTCTTACGTTCCGGTAGCGCTGTATATCGTCTTGACAGCTGTCATTTCGCTGCTGTCCATTTGGGCAGTAAAAGATTTGAGCGGCAAGCAAGCTCAACCGAAAACGAAACCAACATTCGCAACAAAAGAAAGCCGCGTTTGA
- a CDS encoding ornithine cyclodeaminase family protein, whose translation MLLINEQQIQQQYHMKDAIRDVTEVLRAKEQGQINSPHRTVFDFPERQASSLYMPSADMVNKISGVKIVTIFPENPAHGKPTTQGVILLSDGNNGEHVAMMTASYLTRLRTGALSGIATDLLARKESRVLTVIGTGGMAFEQVLGILAVRTIEKIILVNRTPEKAERFGESLLAFGIEIPYTVETIVSSAVQQADIICCATRSNEPVFNGEDLKPGTHINGVGSYLPSMREMDQTTILRADKIVADDIAGVKDEAGELIQSVESGAWSFDQLHAELGQLIVGGAAARESESEITFFKCVGAAYFDLAVGKGVYSKVKASGAGMTVEL comes from the coding sequence ATGCTTCTCATCAACGAACAGCAGATTCAGCAACAATATCATATGAAGGACGCCATCCGTGACGTCACGGAAGTACTCCGAGCAAAAGAGCAGGGCCAGATCAATAGCCCGCATCGCACCGTCTTTGATTTCCCGGAACGGCAGGCCTCATCACTTTATATGCCGAGCGCTGATATGGTCAATAAAATTTCAGGCGTCAAAATCGTCACCATCTTCCCAGAAAATCCAGCACACGGTAAGCCGACCACGCAAGGCGTCATTCTTTTATCCGACGGCAATAATGGGGAACATGTCGCGATGATGACCGCTTCTTATTTAACCCGGTTACGCACGGGTGCACTTAGCGGCATTGCTACAGATTTATTGGCGCGCAAAGAAAGTCGAGTGCTGACGGTCATCGGTACAGGCGGGATGGCGTTCGAGCAAGTGCTCGGCATATTAGCTGTTCGGACGATTGAAAAAATTATTTTGGTCAATCGGACACCTGAAAAAGCAGAGCGCTTCGGCGAGAGCTTGTTGGCGTTTGGCATCGAGATTCCGTATACGGTCGAAACCATCGTCTCGTCAGCTGTTCAGCAAGCAGACATCATCTGCTGTGCGACGCGTTCGAATGAGCCCGTGTTCAATGGAGAAGATCTGAAACCCGGCACACATATTAACGGTGTTGGTTCCTATTTACCGAGCATGCGTGAAATGGACCAAACGACTATCTTGCGTGCGGATAAAATTGTGGCTGACGATATAGCCGGTGTCAAAGACGAAGCAGGCGAATTGATCCAAAGTGTTGAAAGTGGTGCATGGTCATTCGATCAGCTACATGCCGAACTCGGCCAATTGATCGTCGGAGGTGCTGCAGCGCGCGAATCAGAATCTGAAATCACATTTTTCAAATGTGTTGGCGCCGCCTATTTTGATTTGGCAGTTGGTAAAGGTGTCTACAGTAAAGTGAAGGCAAGCGGAGCGGGCATGACAGTGGAATTGTAG
- a CDS encoding alpha/beta fold hydrolase, whose amino-acid sequence MRWIRGSVKGYKDLAIAYHYIQNDKKLKTLAIFLPGAGYHTTSPLFHFTEEVYLNRGYDVLRVDYRYVDEKYDEFTNEELYRAVKVDTAAVLDKFFSNHLYEEVYIVGKSLGTIAMSVELKKQRFEKAKAIWLTPLINQQDMLEAMIQNPHQAFCFIGNQDRYYSKED is encoded by the coding sequence ATGAGATGGATTAGAGGCAGTGTCAAAGGCTACAAGGATTTAGCCATTGCATACCATTATATTCAAAATGATAAAAAACTTAAAACTCTGGCAATCTTTCTTCCGGGTGCTGGCTACCATACAACATCTCCTTTGTTTCATTTCACAGAAGAGGTGTATTTAAACCGCGGCTATGATGTGTTGCGGGTGGATTACCGGTATGTAGATGAGAAATATGATGAGTTTACAAATGAAGAGTTGTACAGAGCGGTGAAAGTGGATACAGCTGCTGTTTTGGATAAATTCTTTTCAAATCATTTATACGAGGAGGTTTATATAGTTGGAAAATCACTCGGGACAATCGCAATGAGCGTGGAATTAAAAAAGCAACGTTTTGAAAAAGCCAAAGCGATTTGGCTGACGCCGCTGATCAATCAGCAGGACATGTTGGAGGCAATGATTCAGAATCCTCATCAAGCATTTTGTTTTATTGGTAATCAGGATCGTTATTATTCGAAAGAAGACTAG
- a CDS encoding maltose acetyltransferase domain-containing protein: protein MKTEKEKMLAGEMYDPQDAELRQNRMNARRLSRLFNETTEMDGQDRADLLKKLFGTTGEIIHVEPTIRCDYGFNMHVGENFYANFDCVFLDICEIRIGDNCMIAPGVHIYTATHPLEPTARNSGKEFGKPITIGDNVWIGGRAIINPGITIGDNAIIAAGAVVTKNVSANSVVGGNPAKIIRHIEE from the coding sequence ATGAAAACGGAAAAAGAAAAGATGTTGGCTGGGGAAATGTACGACCCGCAGGATGCTGAGCTACGCCAAAACCGTATGAATGCTCGCCGTCTTAGCCGTCTATTCAATGAAACAACCGAAATGGATGGTCAGGATCGCGCAGATCTCCTGAAAAAATTATTCGGCACGACCGGTGAAATTATCCACGTCGAACCGACAATCCGCTGTGACTACGGATTCAATATGCATGTCGGGGAAAACTTTTATGCTAATTTTGACTGTGTTTTTCTGGATATTTGCGAAATACGGATCGGTGACAATTGTATGATTGCACCGGGTGTCCACATTTACACGGCGACTCATCCGCTTGAACCCACTGCCCGGAATTCCGGCAAAGAATTCGGCAAGCCTATCACAATTGGCGACAATGTCTGGATTGGCGGCCGCGCCATCATTAACCCCGGCATCACAATCGGCGACAATGCCATCATCGCGGCCGGTGCCGTCGTTACCAAAAACGTGTCCGCCAATTCCGTAGTCGGTGGCAATCCAGCAAAGATCATCCGTCATATTGAAGAATAA
- a CDS encoding alpha/beta fold hydrolase, with translation MKAINNKVTGYKGIEVPYTVMLTEDYTKKLAIFLPGAGYTTKSPLFHFAEEIFLDKSYDVLRVNYQYTDKAYDEFTMEELDEAIVHDVRLVISEVLKGRNYQDFYLVGKSLGTIAMGAEMERSEFNEAKAVWVTPLLNRERVLNTMVNTKNAAQCYIGDKDRYYSPGAFELLKANPNLELTLLPDINHRLDSATDPLKSIDALKQIIAGIKNF, from the coding sequence ATGAAAGCAATCAACAACAAAGTCACGGGGTACAAGGGAATTGAAGTTCCCTATACAGTGATGCTGACAGAAGACTATACAAAAAAATTGGCCATCTTTTTGCCCGGTGCCGGCTATACGACAAAAAGTCCGCTGTTTCATTTCGCAGAAGAAATTTTCTTAGACAAAAGCTACGATGTTCTGCGGGTTAATTATCAATACACAGACAAGGCCTACGATGAATTCACCATGGAAGAATTGGACGAGGCGATTGTTCACGACGTGCGTTTAGTGATTAGTGAAGTGCTCAAAGGAAGAAACTATCAGGATTTTTACCTGGTCGGCAAATCTCTCGGTACGATTGCCATGGGAGCTGAAATGGAGCGTTCTGAATTCAACGAAGCCAAAGCCGTATGGGTCACGCCGCTATTGAATCGAGAACGAGTGCTGAACACAATGGTCAACACTAAAAATGCTGCACAATGCTATATCGGCGATAAAGATCGCTATTATTCACCAGGTGCATTTGAATTGCTGAAGGCAAATCCTAACTTGGAGTTGACACTATTGCCAGACATCAACCACCGATTGGATAGCGCAACCGATCCACTCAAATCCATCGATGCCTTGAAGCAGATCATCGCTGGAATCAAAAATTTTTGA
- a CDS encoding ROK family protein — translation MEKVLGVDIGGTEIRFGIINTNGQILYEEKILARDPLYPYLEENVLRILAAQQEVRAIGVGTHGFVDPERGKVIYSPRILSGWSNTPVKEWLEKATGKHVEVENDANVVALAEANFGAAQRLNRVVVLTLGTGLGGGVLWDGKLLSGGPNGGAAEFGHMTLYPNGVKCICGRLGCSGMYVSGTALQRRIKEAGLSITPPELFGNASMDPHAKKIVEEFTTDLALVISNLQAIFDMEMLIIGGGVSEAADLWMDSLQQKLETVLLNPLEVEVARFKNDAGILGAALLVLEE, via the coding sequence ATGGAAAAAGTATTAGGAGTTGATATCGGAGGTACAGAAATCCGCTTTGGCATCATCAACACAAACGGACAAATTTTATACGAAGAAAAAATTCTGGCGCGCGATCCGCTTTATCCATATCTCGAAGAGAATGTGTTGCGTATTTTAGCAGCTCAACAAGAAGTTCGGGCAATTGGCGTCGGAACCCATGGCTTTGTTGATCCTGAGAGAGGAAAAGTAATTTATTCTCCAAGAATATTATCTGGCTGGAGCAACACACCTGTAAAAGAATGGCTCGAAAAAGCGACAGGCAAACATGTTGAAGTCGAAAATGATGCAAACGTCGTAGCCCTTGCCGAAGCAAATTTTGGTGCAGCACAAAGACTAAATCGCGTGGTGGTGTTAACACTCGGAACTGGTCTTGGTGGTGGCGTGTTGTGGGATGGCAAATTATTAAGTGGCGGTCCAAACGGGGGAGCCGCAGAGTTTGGCCATATGACCCTGTATCCAAATGGTGTGAAATGTATTTGCGGACGTTTAGGGTGCAGCGGAATGTATGTCTCGGGAACTGCGTTGCAACGCCGGATCAAAGAAGCGGGACTGTCAATTACACCACCTGAGCTTTTTGGAAACGCCAGTATGGACCCACATGCAAAGAAAATTGTTGAAGAATTCACCACAGACTTGGCGCTTGTCATCAGCAACTTACAAGCCATATTCGACATGGAAATGCTGATCATCGGCGGTGGTGTTTCAGAAGCTGCTGACTTGTGGATGGATTCGCTCCAACAAAAGCTCGAAACGGTTTTATTAAATCCCTTAGAAGTTGAAGTAGCGCGTTTCAAAAACGATGCTGGAATTTTGGGTGCTGCGTTGTTGGTGCTTGAAGAGTGA
- a CDS encoding ABC transporter ATP-binding protein: protein MTGLSLVNIKKEYEKGVVSVQDFNLEIRDKEFLVLVGPSGCGKSTTLRMIAGLEDITEGDLFIGDRRVNDVSPKDRDIAMVFQNYALYPHMTVYENMAFSLKLRKMKKEDIKARVANASKILGLDDYLNRKPKALSGGQRQRVALGRAIVRDAKVFLMDEPLSNLDAKLRVQMRAEIQKLHRRLQTTTVYVTHDQTEAMTMATRLVVMKDGFIHQVGTPKEVYDLPENIFVGGFIGSPSMNFLRGKLVGNHFVMGDNQVLIPEGKLKMLKEQGYETKDFVLGIRPEDIHDEPLFLEHSPNTKLKAYIDVAELMGAEIILYSKIDDQDFVARVDSRFNVEADSTIDMAFDMNKAHFFDSESELRIR from the coding sequence ATGACTGGCTTATCTTTAGTAAATATTAAAAAAGAATATGAAAAAGGCGTGGTGTCTGTACAAGACTTCAACCTTGAAATCCGCGATAAAGAGTTTTTGGTGTTGGTCGGCCCTTCAGGCTGTGGGAAATCAACAACACTCCGCATGATCGCTGGATTGGAAGACATTACAGAAGGTGATTTGTTTATCGGTGACAGAAGAGTCAACGACGTCTCACCAAAAGACCGCGACATTGCAATGGTCTTTCAAAACTACGCGCTGTATCCGCATATGACCGTTTATGAAAATATGGCTTTTAGTTTGAAATTACGCAAGATGAAGAAAGAAGATATCAAAGCCCGCGTAGCCAATGCTTCAAAAATCCTCGGGCTGGACGACTATTTGAACCGCAAACCAAAAGCGTTATCAGGCGGGCAGCGTCAGCGTGTCGCTTTAGGACGCGCAATTGTCCGTGACGCAAAAGTATTCCTGATGGATGAACCTTTATCGAATCTAGATGCAAAACTGCGTGTGCAGATGCGTGCAGAAATTCAAAAATTGCATCGCCGCTTGCAGACAACGACTGTCTATGTAACGCATGATCAGACGGAAGCTATGACCATGGCTACTCGCTTGGTCGTTATGAAAGACGGATTTATCCATCAAGTCGGTACACCAAAAGAAGTATACGATTTACCTGAAAACATTTTCGTTGGCGGATTTATCGGCTCGCCGTCTATGAACTTCCTGCGCGGCAAATTGGTCGGCAACCATTTTGTTATGGGTGACAACCAGGTCCTTATCCCTGAAGGCAAATTGAAGATGCTCAAAGAACAGGGCTATGAAACGAAAGATTTTGTCCTAGGCATCCGCCCTGAAGATATCCATGATGAGCCGCTTTTCCTTGAGCATTCACCGAATACGAAACTCAAAGCATACATCGATGTTGCAGAATTAATGGGCGCGGAAATCATCCTCTATTCCAAAATCGATGATCAGGATTTCGTAGCGCGCGTCGATTCGCGATTTAATGTCGAAGCAGACTCTACAATCGATATGGCCTTCGATATGAATAAAGCACATTTCTTCGATAGCGAATCCGAGCTGCGCATTCGTTGA
- a CDS encoding PucR family transcriptional regulator, translated as MISQLSKIYPSLQVHAQGTPAADPDYKWFSSADGLIVGIHEMELAQKDLTLLSAFLTPYNPKFPVNTAEEKKWLAAVNPAEQADINELQSDSLYRFVHFSIQEKQISPVSFKHAVDDFSAQQVPILWENDHEGILVEYLAKEDGPISYEEIIDILMSDLYVKIRFFVGPFRDSLIDTAAHYRSVTTAAKAMVLHSNKAVTRYVDAVPYLLIGQAQEPLLSDIRQTILQVYQDDEETVKMLKTFVGNNLNISETSKALHMHRNSLQYRLDRFHENTGIDVRNFHHAMAVYLAILIQK; from the coding sequence ATGATCAGCCAATTGAGTAAAATTTATCCTTCACTACAAGTTCACGCTCAAGGTACTCCAGCTGCCGATCCGGATTACAAATGGTTTTCTTCAGCAGACGGTCTTATTGTCGGCATCCACGAAATGGAACTTGCTCAGAAAGACTTGACGCTGTTGTCGGCATTTCTCACTCCTTATAACCCGAAGTTCCCGGTCAACACAGCTGAAGAAAAGAAATGGCTGGCTGCGGTAAATCCTGCCGAACAAGCTGATATCAACGAACTCCAATCGGATTCCCTCTACCGCTTTGTCCATTTCTCGATTCAGGAAAAGCAGATCAGTCCAGTTTCTTTCAAGCATGCAGTTGATGATTTCTCCGCCCAACAAGTTCCCATACTGTGGGAAAACGACCACGAGGGCATTCTTGTCGAATACTTGGCAAAGGAAGACGGTCCCATCTCCTATGAGGAGATCATTGACATATTAATGAGCGACCTGTATGTTAAAATCCGTTTTTTTGTCGGCCCTTTTCGGGACAGCCTGATCGATACGGCTGCTCATTACCGCTCAGTGACCACTGCCGCGAAGGCGATGGTCCTTCATTCCAATAAAGCAGTCACTAGGTATGTAGATGCTGTTCCCTATCTGTTAATCGGCCAAGCTCAGGAGCCATTGCTCAGTGATATCAGACAGACCATTTTGCAAGTCTATCAGGACGATGAAGAAACAGTGAAAATGCTCAAAACTTTTGTTGGCAATAACTTAAATATCTCTGAGACGTCAAAAGCACTGCATATGCACCGTAACAGCCTGCAATACCGGCTCGATCGCTTCCATGAAAATACTGGCATCGATGTCCGCAATTTCCATCATGCTATGGCTGTCTATTTGGCGATATTGATCCAAAAGTAA
- a CDS encoding MEDS domain-containing protein, with protein MNKNMLRLFDERRDVHVLYSYEKTQNYIDQVVAYAKHGVEAGDYVILIENPRLSPKIDAELKIQLTKAQMEFIHFVKNYDFYYSNGSYHPSAIQAYFEKTVGPYLERQATFRSWAHVEWATLEDPIHLVKDFDKLIDVAVKKLEFPLICAYASKSMPETIKKMVLETHPYILVEDDVIVSGLHPATEAENQ; from the coding sequence TTGAACAAAAACATGCTCCGGTTATTTGACGAAAGGCGCGATGTCCATGTGCTGTATTCTTACGAAAAAACCCAAAATTATATCGATCAAGTTGTAGCTTATGCCAAGCACGGTGTTGAAGCAGGGGATTACGTCATCCTAATTGAAAATCCCCGTTTGTCTCCAAAGATAGATGCTGAGTTGAAGATCCAGCTTACAAAGGCACAAATGGAATTTATCCATTTTGTAAAAAACTACGATTTTTATTATTCAAATGGCAGCTACCATCCGTCTGCAATCCAGGCGTATTTCGAAAAAACGGTCGGTCCTTATTTGGAGAGGCAAGCAACTTTTCGGTCATGGGCGCATGTGGAATGGGCGACATTGGAAGATCCTATCCACTTGGTAAAGGATTTTGATAAGCTCATCGACGTCGCAGTGAAGAAATTAGAGTTTCCATTGATTTGCGCATACGCCAGCAAATCGATGCCGGAAACCATTAAAAAAATGGTGCTCGAAACACATCCGTATATTCTGGTCGAAGACGACGTCATCGTTTCAGGTCTACATCCTGCAACAGAAGCTGAAAATCAATAG